TTGAGTGGTGGGCAAAAACAACGTGTGGCGATCGCTGGTGCTTTAGCTAGACGTTGTGAAGTTTTGCTGTTAGATGAACCCACAGCCCTGCTAGATCCAGACAGCCAACTAGAATTAGTTGAAGGAGTTCGCCGTCTCGTCAAAAGTCGTGGAATCACAGCTTTGTGGGTGACTCATCGCCTAGACGAACTCAATTATTGTGATGGCGCTTTCTTGTTAGAAAAAGGTTTACTGGTAGACAAGGGAGAAGCCCAACGTTTAAAACAACGTCTGATGGAATTGCATCAAGAACAAAGCTAACAAGAAAGGGTGTGGAGGGGTTTCCCATTTCCCTTTGCCTATTTTCCAGCTAGGGCTTGTTTGTGAAGCTCTAGCATTTTTTGTTTTTGTAACACAGTGTTACAGAGATTGCTTGGACTACTATAAGAGTTATGAATGATTTTGTTAACTCTAGAAAATTTGTGATCAGAAACCATGTCTCCCTCCCTACCCCAAGCCGTTCTTTTGGTAGACGGCTACAATATAATTGGCGCTTGGTCTTGCCTAAAAAAAACTCGTGACAGTGCGGGATTAGAGGCAGCACGGTGTGACTTAATCGAAGCGATGACGAGCTATAGTGCTTTTCATGGCTACAACACCCAGATTGTATTTGACGCTCATTATCAGAATACTTGCAGCAATAGCGAAGTTATCACAGAGCTTTTATCAGTTTATTACACAGATTTCGGACAAACAGCAGATACTTACATTGAGAAAGCCTGTGCATCTCTGCGTCATCAAATAGCTGCGTCTCTGGTTTCTCGTGTGATTGTCGCTACATCTGACAGGGCACAGCAGCTGATGGTGCATGGGTATGGTGCGGAATGGATATCAGCACAGCAGTTTTGCCACGCAGTCAAGGCAACAGTTTGCCACACCTACCAAAAGTCTCAACAGAAGAAACATTCTAAGAGCAGATTTTTAGCTAACTCAATAGATGCAAAGGCAAGACAGCGTTTAGCTGAATTGCGTATGGGATTGGGATAACCAAAGTTTATCCCTGCTCATTTCCATTTATTTTTCACCAATTTCCACAGTCATAGAACGAACGTGGAATGATTCAGCCGTGGCAAGGTTTTGGGGCTGCTTGCTGGGGTGAGAATTCCTATGGTTTTTGCCAAAAATCCCCCATCTCAAAAAAATCTCAAAAAATTTTTCGCAAAGTACTTGCGCTTTTCTGAAACTTACCCTATCATTAGTGATCGTGTTCCTCAGTAGCTCAGTGGTAGAGCGGTCGGCTGTTAACCGATTGGTCGCAGGTTCGAATCCTGCCTGGGGAGTTAAATAATTTTATGATTTGGGAAAGATTAGATTTGCAAACGCCACTGAGGGATTTTTGGTTACTCGACCCACAGGTGACTTTTTTAAATCATGGCTCTTTTGGTGCTTGCCCTCAAGCGGTGTTGGCAGCACAGGATAGGTGGCGATCGCAACTAGAAAGGGAACCGTTACGATTTTTTGGTCGGGAATGGGAACCCCTGATAGATAATGCCAGAAGCCAGTTAGGGGAATTCGCGGGAGCGGATGTTGAGGATGTGGTGTTTGTCCCCAATGCCACCACGGGGGTGAACTGCGTCTTACGCTCCCTAACCTTTCAGCCAGAGGATGAACTATTAACAACGAATCACGAATATAATGCTTGCCGAAATGCCCTAAATTTCGTCGCTAACCGCAGTGGAGCCAGGATAGTGATTGCTGATATCCCTTTCCCCCTAGAATCGCCTCAGGAGGCTTTAGAAGCGGTTTTAGAGAAGGTGACAGCAAAAACCCGCTTGTTGCTGATTGATCATGTGACTAGTCAGACAGGGTTAATTATGCCTGTGGAGCAATTAATCGCACAGCTGCAAGGACGGGGAATTGAGGTATTAGTAGATGGTGCCCATGCTCCGGGAATGATTCCCCTTAACTTAGGAAAGATTGGTGCTGATTACTACACTGGTAATTGTCACAAGTGGTTGTGTGCGCCTAAAGGGGCAGCTTTTTTGTATGTACAACGACAGCAACAAGCCAAAATTCGCCCTTTAACTATTAGCCATGGGGCAAATTCTCCCCGTACCGATAAATCCCGTTTTCAGCTAGAGTTTGACTGGATGGGAACGGATGATCCCACCGCTTATATGTGCATTCCCGTGGCGATCGCGTTCCTGGGATCATTATTACCCAATGGTTGGCAAGAGTTAAGAACACACAACCACCAATTGGCTTTACAAGCAAGAAAAATCCTCTGTGAGACATTAGATATCTCCCCACCCTCCCCAGAGGAGATGATTGGTTCTATGGCATCAATCCCCTTACCTAGAAGGTTTGAGCATTGGGATTACCTCTCTCTGCACGATGAGTTATTTGATAAATTTGGGATTCAGGTGCAGGTTGTTCCTTGGCAAACACCAGCAAAATTATTAATCAGAATTTCTGCCCAGATATACAATCAATTGCAGGAGTATGAGTACTTAGCTGAGACACTGCAAAAATTGTGAACCGATTCAAACCAGTTGCTCAACAGTATTATCTCTGGATTTTGAGCCTATATTCCTTAGATTCTTTAATCATTTAGTAAAGAAATTTGGAATTAATGAGTAGTAATTAATTCTATCTGGTAGTATTTGTCCATCGACTAATTGATTTGGTTTTAAGAGTAAATAAAATGCCATTAGCAAAACGTTGTATTGCCGAGTTCATAGGAACTTTCTGGCTAGTTTTTGGTGGCTGTGGAAGTGCTGTATTGGCGGCAGCATTCACCGCAGACGGAGCCAAAATTGCTGAAGCTACAAAATTTCCTTTAGGTATCGGTTTAGCAGGTGTTTCTCTTGCCTTTGGTTTAACAGTTTTAACCATGGCATATGCAATTGGTCATATTTCTGGTTGTCATCTTAACCCAGCAGT
The Calothrix sp. 336/3 DNA segment above includes these coding regions:
- a CDS encoding NYN domain-containing protein encodes the protein MSPSLPQAVLLVDGYNIIGAWSCLKKTRDSAGLEAARCDLIEAMTSYSAFHGYNTQIVFDAHYQNTCSNSEVITELLSVYYTDFGQTADTYIEKACASLRHQIAASLVSRVIVATSDRAQQLMVHGYGAEWISAQQFCHAVKATVCHTYQKSQQKKHSKSRFLANSIDAKARQRLAELRMGLG
- a CDS encoding aminotransferase class V-fold PLP-dependent enzyme translates to MIWERLDLQTPLRDFWLLDPQVTFLNHGSFGACPQAVLAAQDRWRSQLEREPLRFFGREWEPLIDNARSQLGEFAGADVEDVVFVPNATTGVNCVLRSLTFQPEDELLTTNHEYNACRNALNFVANRSGARIVIADIPFPLESPQEALEAVLEKVTAKTRLLLIDHVTSQTGLIMPVEQLIAQLQGRGIEVLVDGAHAPGMIPLNLGKIGADYYTGNCHKWLCAPKGAAFLYVQRQQQAKIRPLTISHGANSPRTDKSRFQLEFDWMGTDDPTAYMCIPVAIAFLGSLLPNGWQELRTHNHQLALQARKILCETLDISPPSPEEMIGSMASIPLPRRFEHWDYLSLHDELFDKFGIQVQVVPWQTPAKLLIRISAQIYNQLQEYEYLAETLQKL